The sequence AAAATAAAAATCGGAGCAAGACTGACCTTGCTCCGACGAGGTGGCAGGGGAGACGCGACTCGAACACGCAACCCTCGGTTTTGGAGACCGATGCTCTACCAATTGAGCCACTCCCCTGCGACGATTTTTATTATAGCAGACCTCTCCGGACTTAGTCAAGGGCATAATGGGATTTCCTTCTCAAAGAACTCGATCCCTTTGGCACAATCCCAGTCATTGTGGTACAATATTGTGGGACTACATAGTGGCGAATATTCGATGAGATGAAGTAGGAAAGGGATGAGTTATCGTGAGAGAGCTAGGAAAGGTTCCTGTTGGCATATCCGGTCGCCATATTCACGTTTCTCGAGAGGATCTAGAGACTTTGTTTGGGGAAGGCTATGAGCTCACCCCACTTAAGGAGCTGTCGCAACCGGGGCAGTTTGCCGCCGAAGAGGTGGTAACCCTCGTTGGACCCAAGGGAGTACTGCAGAAGGTCCGGATTCTCGGTCCTGTTCGGGGCAGCACCCAAGTGGAGATCTCTCGCACCGATGGATTTACCCTGGGCATCAGGCCGCCAGTACGGGAGTCCGGTGACATCGAAGGTTCTGCTTCAGTTACCGTTGTTGGACCCAAGGGTTCCATTACCCTCAAGGAAGGTGTCATTGTCGCCAGTCGTCATATCCATATGAGTCCCGATGACGCCGCCAAGATGGGTCTGAAGGATAAGGACACCGTTGATGTGAGAGTTGATGGAGACAGAGCATTAACCTTTAACAACGTCTTGATTCGAGTCCGGGAAGATTTTGCCCTAGACTTCCACGTGGATACCGACGAAGCCAACGCCGCTGGCCTCAACAATCAAGATATGGTTACTGTTCTCA is a genomic window of Bacillota bacterium containing:
- a CDS encoding phosphate propanoyltransferase — its product is MVRELGKVPVGISGRHIHVSREDLETLFGEGYELTPLKELSQPGQFAAEEVVTLVGPKGVLQKVRILGPVRGSTQVEISRTDGFTLGIRPPVRESGDIEGSASVTVVGPKGSITLKEGVIVASRHIHMSPDDAAKMGLKDKDTVDVRVDGDRALTFNNVLIRVREDFALDFHVDTDEANAAGLNNQDMVTVLKAD